A stretch of the Sulfolobus acidocaldarius SUSAZ genome encodes the following:
- a CDS encoding SAM-dependent methyltransferase (involved in pre-rRNA processing), with protein sequence MSEIEKVTKTQFDNVYECIFNDGTTRLCTKNLSPGHNVYGERLIKYGGVEYREWNAFRSKLAGAIVKGLKYNPIVKGSKILYLGAASGTTPSHISDIVELQGKVYSVEFSPRVIRELLLVAQYRPNMFPILADARFPQYYKSLVENVDIVYVDIAQPNETEIAMYNARFFLKKNGYMMIAIKSRSIDVTKDPREIYNAEAKKLEDAGFDIREVLELDPYDKDHAMIVVKYK encoded by the coding sequence ATGTCTGAAATCGAAAAAGTTACAAAGACGCAATTCGATAATGTATATGAATGCATATTTAATGATGGGACTACTAGGTTATGTACTAAAAACTTATCACCTGGTCACAATGTTTATGGTGAAAGGTTAATAAAGTATGGTGGAGTTGAGTATAGAGAATGGAACGCATTTAGAAGTAAACTTGCGGGAGCTATAGTTAAAGGTCTAAAATATAATCCAATAGTGAAGGGTTCTAAAATTCTATATTTAGGTGCTGCATCTGGAACAACTCCGAGCCATATATCCGATATTGTCGAATTACAGGGTAAAGTATATAGCGTAGAATTCTCTCCGAGAGTAATTAGAGAATTACTCCTTGTTGCTCAGTATAGACCTAATATGTTTCCTATCCTTGCAGATGCCAGATTTCCGCAATATTATAAGTCATTAGTTGAGAATGTGGACATAGTTTATGTCGATATAGCTCAGCCCAACGAGACTGAAATAGCAATGTATAATGCTAGATTCTTTCTAAAGAAGAATGGGTATATGATGATTGCAATAAAATCAAGAAGCATAGATGTTACCAAAGATCCTAGGGAGATTTATAATGCAGAAGCGAAGAAGTTGGAAGATGCTGGGTTTGATATTAGAGAAGTTCTTGAGTTAGATCCCTACGATAAAGACCATGCCATGATAGTAGTAAAGTATAAGTGA
- a CDS encoding 30S ribosomal protein S30, which translates to MPSHGSLTKAGKVRNATPKMQKKEKHKEVPRVRNRLEYEKRVLKSGQQSRAAAR; encoded by the coding sequence ATGCCTTCGCACGGTTCATTAACAAAGGCAGGCAAAGTAAGAAACGCAACACCTAAAATGCAAAAGAAAGAGAAACATAAAGAAGTTCCTAGGGTTAGAAATAGATTAGAGTATGAGAAAAGAGTCTTAAAGTCAGGTCAACAAAGTAGAGCAGCGGCAAGGTAA
- a CDS encoding C/D box methylation guide ribonucleoprotein complex aNOP56 subunit (functions along with aFIB and aL7a; guides 2'-O-methylation of ribose to specific sites in RNAs) encodes MKIYLVEHAIGSFGYDESGKLVDFVPNSKDIGKVTEALIENEKGTPLPSAIELINKLKPDQVVVENDAEVPALQKLGIKASSEIRNMGTEIFRENLVNVAIQTKIVNSEDELYNFLYELSMEYTRRKLRGAASKRDLLAIQAIRAIDDIDKTINLFSERLREWYSIHFPELDKLIEDHWLYASIISKFGHRDNLSDTSLEEIGLNKEKIEKIINAAKNSIGADITDVDIKSVKTLSDIILKLYEERLELTDYTESVMREVAPNVTSLVGPTLGARLLSLAGSLEDLAKMPASTIQVLGAEKALFRALRKGGRPPKHGVIFQYPAIHNSPRWQRGKIARALAAKLAIAARVDYFSGKFIGNKLNEELKKRIDEIREKYAQPPPRKQEQKVEQKGKKERKNKKDKRRGKKEGRR; translated from the coding sequence ATGAAGATATATTTAGTGGAACATGCAATAGGATCGTTTGGATATGACGAGAGTGGAAAATTAGTAGATTTTGTACCAAATAGTAAAGATATTGGAAAAGTTACTGAAGCTTTAATTGAAAACGAGAAAGGAACACCATTACCGAGCGCAATCGAACTTATAAATAAGCTTAAGCCAGATCAAGTGGTTGTGGAAAATGACGCAGAGGTACCTGCTCTTCAGAAGCTTGGTATTAAGGCTTCTTCAGAGATACGTAATATGGGAACTGAGATATTTAGAGAAAATCTAGTAAATGTAGCTATTCAAACGAAAATAGTGAATTCAGAAGACGAGTTGTACAATTTCCTTTATGAATTATCAATGGAATATACTAGAAGAAAGTTAAGAGGTGCGGCAAGTAAAAGAGATCTATTAGCAATTCAGGCAATTAGAGCAATAGACGATATAGATAAAACTATTAATTTATTTTCAGAGAGGCTGAGAGAATGGTATAGTATTCATTTTCCTGAACTTGATAAGTTGATTGAGGATCATTGGCTCTATGCAAGTATAATTTCTAAATTCGGACATAGGGATAATCTATCCGATACTAGTTTAGAAGAAATAGGTTTAAACAAGGAAAAAATAGAGAAAATAATCAATGCTGCCAAAAACAGCATTGGAGCAGATATAACTGATGTAGACATAAAATCAGTTAAGACGCTAAGTGATATCATATTAAAATTATATGAAGAAAGATTAGAGCTTACTGATTATACGGAGTCAGTAATGCGTGAAGTAGCTCCAAATGTTACTTCGCTGGTTGGACCTACATTAGGTGCCAGGCTTCTAAGTTTAGCCGGAAGTTTAGAAGATTTAGCAAAGATGCCTGCAAGTACTATACAAGTTCTTGGCGCTGAGAAAGCTTTATTTAGGGCTTTAAGAAAGGGAGGAAGACCACCAAAACACGGTGTGATATTCCAATACCCTGCAATACATAACTCACCCAGATGGCAAAGAGGAAAAATAGCAAGAGCGTTAGCAGCTAAATTAGCTATTGCTGCTAGAGTGGACTACTTTAGCGGAAAATTCATAGGTAATAAGTTAAATGAAGAATTGAAGAAGAGAATAGACGAGATAAGAGAAAAGTATGCTCAACCACCCCCAAGAAAACAAGAGCAAAAAGTGGAACAGAAAGGTAAAAAAGAGAGAAAGAATAAGAAGGATAAGAGAAGAGGTAAAAAAGAGGGAAGGAGATAA
- a CDS encoding N2,N2-dimethylguanosine tRNA methyltransferase, with translation MSLVEIIEGKARILIPNYKDYMKDGKFDPSWAPVFYNPKMILNRDLSVLVANVVKPKSLIDGLSATGVRGIRYGLEINGVEEIILNDIDSDAVELIKKNVKINDLESRAKIYNKNINSLLYEIKVDYVDIDPFGSPAPFLLSSFSAAKSKQYVAITATDLAALMCSSKTSARRKYGLICNKMSFSRELGLRGLISKAITEAAVVEKAVTPVFSFYNDYYYRVIFKVERGAKKVDRQLSKLVYYYECPKCGYRIESEYLQQMKCPDCNLVMQTYGPAYKESLVDYEFLNNMISELDKFNYFQTFNKLKSILLTIKDESKYNENYYRIDFLASLARVNVPRRNNVINCLAEASRTHLDPLGVKTSKNIDEIKECIKKLSGRNTN, from the coding sequence ATGAGTCTAGTTGAAATAATTGAAGGAAAGGCTAGAATTTTAATTCCTAACTATAAAGATTACATGAAGGATGGAAAATTTGATCCCAGTTGGGCGCCAGTATTTTACAATCCTAAAATGATCTTAAATCGAGATTTAAGCGTATTAGTTGCTAATGTTGTTAAGCCTAAATCTTTAATTGATGGTCTTTCAGCAACTGGAGTAAGAGGAATAAGGTATGGTTTAGAAATTAATGGAGTAGAAGAGATAATATTAAATGATATAGACAGTGATGCAGTAGAGCTTATAAAGAAAAATGTTAAGATTAACGATCTAGAAAGTAGGGCTAAGATATATAATAAGAACATCAACTCGTTGTTATATGAGATAAAAGTAGATTACGTAGATATTGACCCTTTCGGATCACCTGCTCCATTTTTGTTAAGCTCATTTAGTGCAGCGAAATCAAAACAATACGTTGCTATAACTGCTACAGATCTTGCGGCGCTTATGTGCAGTTCTAAAACCTCAGCCAGAAGAAAGTATGGACTAATATGCAATAAAATGAGTTTTTCGCGTGAGTTAGGTCTTAGAGGACTAATATCTAAGGCAATAACAGAGGCAGCAGTGGTTGAAAAGGCTGTTACCCCAGTTTTTTCCTTTTATAATGACTATTATTACCGGGTTATTTTCAAGGTGGAACGTGGAGCAAAAAAGGTAGATAGGCAACTTTCGAAGCTCGTGTATTATTATGAATGTCCTAAATGTGGATATAGGATTGAAAGTGAATATTTGCAGCAAATGAAATGTCCGGATTGTAATTTAGTTATGCAGACTTATGGTCCAGCGTATAAAGAATCACTAGTAGATTATGAGTTTTTAAATAATATGATTTCGGAACTAGACAAATTTAATTATTTCCAGACATTTAATAAACTTAAATCTATTCTATTAACCATTAAAGATGAAAGTAAGTATAATGAAAATTATTATAGAATAGATTTTCTGGCATCCTTGGCCAGAGTTAATGTTCCGCGAAGAAATAATGTTATTAATTGTTTAGCTGAAGCATCAAGAACACACCTAGATCCTCTAGGAGTTAAAACAAGTAAAAACATAGATGAGATTAAGGAGTGTATTAAGAAGTTATCCGGCAGAAACACTAATTAA
- a CDS encoding glutamyl-tRNA(Gln) amidotransferase (allows the formation of correctly charged Gln-tRNA(Gln) through the transamidation of misacylated Glu-tRNA(Gln) in organisms which lack glutaminyl-tRNA synthetase; forms a heterotetramer of GatD2E2): MPETYWGKAREFLSKHNLDVGDIIELEKNGIQVKGIIMPTYSNNDDIIVLKLDNGYNIGISVSNIQNVKLIEKKRKEEKRREEAVSTTNSEVMIISTGGTIVSKIEYETGAVRPALTPDEIIEFMPEIKEIARIDAEILFSILSENMKPEYWIKIAEEAKKALDKGNKGVVIAHGTDTMAYTSAALSFSFRKMTGPIVLVGSQRSSDRPSSDSSMNLLTSILVAKNAPFGEVVVNMHGESSDTYTLVHRGVKVRKMHTSRRDAFQSINDFPLAKVHYVDKKIEILSDNYRSKESENILDAKFDNRVFLLKYYPGLSSDIVEHLISSGIRGIIIEGTGLGHTSSDFYEVFKKASKDGIFIGMTSQCLFGRVNMNVYTTGRLLQEAGVVPLEDMLPETALVKLMWTLAHENDLDRIKEIMLTNLVGEINYIHHYEMFPRWYHDRIRLQ, encoded by the coding sequence ATGCCTGAAACTTATTGGGGTAAAGCAAGGGAATTTTTATCCAAACATAACCTCGATGTCGGAGATATTATTGAATTAGAAAAGAATGGAATCCAAGTTAAAGGCATAATAATGCCTACGTACTCTAATAATGATGATATCATCGTTTTGAAGTTAGACAATGGATACAACATAGGAATTTCAGTAAGTAATATACAAAACGTAAAATTGATAGAAAAGAAGAGAAAAGAAGAGAAAAGAAGAGAGGAAGCTGTAAGTACAACTAATAGTGAAGTAATGATAATAAGTACAGGAGGTACTATAGTTAGTAAGATAGAATACGAAACAGGTGCTGTAAGACCTGCACTTACCCCAGATGAGATAATAGAATTTATGCCGGAGATCAAGGAAATAGCGAGAATTGACGCAGAAATCTTGTTCTCGATTCTAAGCGAAAATATGAAACCAGAATACTGGATAAAAATCGCTGAAGAAGCTAAGAAAGCCTTGGATAAAGGGAATAAAGGAGTAGTAATAGCCCACGGTACTGACACAATGGCATATACTTCAGCTGCATTATCATTTAGTTTTAGAAAAATGACTGGACCTATAGTATTAGTAGGATCGCAGAGAAGTAGTGATAGACCTAGTAGTGATTCTTCAATGAACTTACTAACTTCAATTCTTGTCGCAAAGAATGCTCCATTCGGAGAGGTAGTAGTAAATATGCATGGCGAAAGCTCTGACACTTACACACTTGTTCATAGAGGAGTAAAAGTTAGAAAAATGCATACCAGTCGAAGAGACGCTTTTCAGTCAATAAATGATTTTCCTCTGGCAAAGGTTCATTACGTCGACAAGAAAATCGAAATTTTGTCAGATAATTATAGGTCAAAAGAATCAGAAAACATTCTAGATGCTAAATTTGATAATAGAGTCTTTCTATTGAAATATTATCCTGGTCTTTCCTCTGATATAGTTGAACATCTTATTTCAAGTGGAATAAGGGGGATCATTATTGAGGGAACTGGGTTGGGGCATACGTCTTCAGACTTTTATGAAGTGTTTAAAAAAGCCTCAAAGGATGGCATATTTATAGGTATGACATCACAATGTCTCTTTGGACGAGTAAATATGAATGTTTATACAACAGGAAGATTATTACAGGAAGCAGGTGTTGTACCTCTAGAAGACATGCTACCAGAAACTGCATTAGTAAAGCTGATGTGGACATTAGCACATGAAAATGACCTAGATAGAATTAAAGAGATAATGTTGACTAATTTGGTAGGAGAGATAAATTATATTCATCACTATGAAATGTTCCCAAGGTGGTACCATGACAGAATTAGATTACAGTAA
- a CDS encoding H/ACA RNA-protein complex protein Gar1, giving the protein MRQIKLVEAGRFYKKTLKDKWIIFGNKQIDFSKQEYTGKIILDEKGNRVAKILDVIGNVKAPYILAYPLTKKEPSGKLFIEIVEKGRRRR; this is encoded by the coding sequence GTGAGACAAATAAAGCTTGTTGAAGCTGGTCGGTTCTACAAAAAGACTCTAAAGGACAAATGGATAATTTTTGGAAACAAGCAAATAGACTTCAGTAAACAAGAATATACAGGTAAGATAATACTAGACGAAAAAGGGAATAGAGTAGCTAAAATCCTTGATGTAATTGGTAATGTTAAAGCTCCATATATATTAGCTTATCCATTAACAAAGAAAGAACCAAGTGGGAAACTATTTATAGAAATAGTAGAGAAAGGGAGGAGAAGAAGATGA
- a CDS encoding transcriptional regulator, with protein sequence MVTISDVANLLSRNTINYSIIDYPEKKKSIDIITEEQNDKRRILVLKINNSTSDRRNFRILFDLKKISEVTESLPLIIDDNIEDDVVSEKDGVFSMNLYTLERSLRGEKIFLLKTRGGIFVRVDSKKLRERREEKNMSLGELSQRLGVSRISVYDYEKEDSYVSIEVAEKLIEIFGDEVIGDIIKDYDSNTKKKKELQSDYNEEIRILEKLDRVLSDANYKTVKFNFTAIDMAAIKGSEKLIFCTEVNTLANSLKKFNEANKIASKINAKLLVIAKSSKTSKVYEKENFNVYIYNDIDKVVDESS encoded by the coding sequence ATGGTTACTATTTCTGATGTGGCAAATTTACTGAGTAGGAATACAATAAATTATTCAATAATAGATTATCCTGAGAAGAAGAAATCAATAGATATAATAACTGAAGAGCAAAATGATAAAAGAAGAATTCTAGTACTTAAAATAAATAATTCTACTAGTGATAGAAGAAATTTCAGAATTCTCTTTGATCTGAAGAAAATCTCAGAGGTAACCGAAAGCCTTCCTTTAATAATAGATGACAACATTGAGGACGATGTTGTATCCGAAAAAGATGGAGTATTCAGTATGAATCTCTATACCCTGGAAAGATCTTTAAGGGGAGAGAAAATATTCTTGCTTAAAACTAGAGGGGGAATATTTGTCAGAGTGGATTCTAAGAAATTGAGAGAAAGAAGAGAAGAGAAGAACATGAGCTTAGGAGAACTATCTCAGAGATTAGGAGTATCTAGAATATCTGTCTATGATTACGAGAAAGAAGACTCATATGTTTCTATTGAAGTAGCTGAGAAGCTGATTGAGATTTTTGGGGATGAGGTTATAGGTGATATAATCAAAGATTATGATAGCAATACAAAAAAGAAAAAGGAGTTACAATCTGACTATAATGAAGAAATAAGGATATTAGAGAAATTAGACAGAGTATTATCTGATGCCAATTACAAGACCGTGAAATTTAACTTTACTGCAATAGACATGGCTGCAATTAAGGGTTCTGAGAAACTTATCTTTTGTACTGAGGTTAATACACTAGCTAATTCATTAAAGAAATTTAATGAAGCCAATAAGATCGCCTCTAAAATTAATGCAAAGTTACTAGTTATAGCTAAGTCTTCTAAAACCTCTAAGGTATATGAAAAGGAGAATTTTAATGTGTATATTTATAACGATATAGATAAGGTCGTAGATGAGTCTAGTTGA
- a CDS encoding transcription initiation factor IIB 2: protein MKCKICGSESLIFDRERGIYVCINCASVDDEPLIDQGPEWRAYTTEDKVERERTGSPLTAKVHDFGITTKIGYTRIKDRIKVHKLRLMQNKIRVSARERKLVTYLSVLNSEASKLNLPEHVKETASILIRRLIEEGKAKRVEMYALIAAVIYYSCQVNRIPKLLNEIKTLYSLSQADLWKALEKVQEVAKSVKVKPNVTPIEYIPKITERLGLPAYVSTKASELVDIMYKNGLTSGKGYTALAAASVYLISTLMDVKKTQKEIADSLSITEVTIRNRYREIIKAFDIEVKL from the coding sequence ATGAAATGTAAAATCTGTGGTAGTGAGAGCCTTATCTTTGATAGAGAAAGAGGAATATATGTTTGTATTAATTGTGCATCTGTAGATGATGAACCATTAATAGATCAAGGACCAGAATGGAGAGCATATACTACCGAAGACAAGGTAGAAAGAGAAAGAACAGGTTCTCCTCTAACAGCCAAAGTACATGACTTTGGTATAACTACTAAAATAGGATATACTAGAATCAAAGACCGAATAAAAGTACATAAACTAAGATTAATGCAAAATAAAATTAGAGTAAGTGCAAGAGAAAGGAAATTAGTTACTTATCTATCAGTTCTAAATAGTGAAGCGTCGAAATTAAACTTGCCTGAACACGTTAAAGAAACCGCGTCAATACTAATAAGACGATTAATAGAAGAAGGTAAAGCTAAAAGGGTAGAAATGTATGCGTTAATAGCAGCGGTCATATACTATTCTTGCCAGGTAAATAGGATTCCCAAATTGCTTAATGAAATAAAAACACTCTATAGCTTATCACAGGCGGATTTATGGAAAGCTCTTGAGAAGGTACAAGAGGTTGCTAAGAGTGTTAAAGTAAAGCCCAACGTTACTCCGATAGAATATATTCCTAAAATAACAGAAAGATTGGGATTACCTGCGTATGTCTCAACAAAGGCTTCAGAGTTAGTAGATATCATGTATAAAAACGGATTAACCAGCGGTAAAGGTTATACAGCACTTGCGGCTGCCAGTGTGTATCTTATAAGTACTTTAATGGATGTAAAGAAAACTCAAAAAGAAATAGCTGATAGTTTGAGCATAACAGAAGTAACAATAAGGAACAGATATAGAGAGATTATAAAGGCTTTTGACATAGAAGTAAAGCTTTGA
- a CDS encoding glutamyl-tRNA(Gln) amidotransferase (allows the formation of correctly charged Gln-tRNA(Gln) through the transamidation of misacylated Glu-tRNA(Gln) in organisms which lack glutaminyl-tRNA synthetase; forms a heterotetramer of GatD2E2), with product MTELDYSKLGLKVGLEIHQQLNTNKKLFCDCSTTLDEKHHGTLQRYLRPSFSEIGEIDTAALFEWQKGKKYLYQIPFNSCLVEADEEPPHGLNREALAVVLAVAISLESNIVDEIYVMRKIVIDGSDTTGFQRTSIVAMGGQLIIEGKKIGIQTIALEEDAARKISESANETTYSLDRLGIPLIEISTAPDITTPEEAEKVAFRIGQLLRLTGKVKRGIGTIRQDLNVSIQGGVKTEIKGVQRLELIPEIIKNEARRQYELLRIKDELINKRGLSKTIVENEIKELELTHLFRNTNSKIIKKELEKGGLIYGIKLKGFKGIFGRELMPNRRFGTEIADYVRALAGLGGIFHSDELPNYGITNEEVESVKKELGIGENDGFVLVIGDKEKLKVAITKIKERVLYAFVGVPKETRVALDDGTTKFMRPQPGSARMYPETDIIPIKIDESILNFAKSFVPENPETKLRKLIEMGLSKELATEILNSPRLDLFEELSKKYSPKVSPIVIATTLENYIKYAKSKGGDISVITDDVLEEIINALYNDKISKDSIQEILVDCSTSKKPIRNIIDNYAKITDEELSRIIDKILDENKDIINQKGEKAFNVIIGKVMNVVKGRAEGKKVVDTLKLKMKNYPRT from the coding sequence ATGACAGAATTAGATTACAGTAAGTTAGGGCTTAAAGTAGGTCTAGAAATACATCAACAATTAAATACTAATAAAAAACTCTTTTGTGATTGTAGCACTACATTAGATGAAAAGCACCATGGAACTTTACAAAGGTATCTAAGACCTTCATTTAGTGAGATAGGAGAAATAGATACTGCAGCTTTATTTGAGTGGCAAAAAGGTAAAAAATACTTGTACCAGATACCATTTAACTCTTGTCTAGTGGAAGCTGACGAAGAGCCCCCTCACGGTTTGAATAGAGAAGCGTTAGCTGTAGTGTTAGCAGTTGCAATATCTCTTGAGAGTAATATAGTAGATGAAATATACGTAATGAGAAAAATTGTTATAGACGGATCAGATACTACTGGATTTCAAAGAACTTCTATAGTAGCTATGGGTGGTCAACTAATAATAGAAGGGAAGAAGATAGGAATTCAAACTATTGCACTGGAAGAAGATGCTGCAAGAAAAATATCCGAGAGTGCTAACGAGACCACGTATAGTCTCGATAGGCTTGGTATTCCACTTATAGAAATTTCTACAGCGCCGGATATAACGACTCCAGAAGAGGCGGAAAAGGTAGCTTTTAGAATTGGACAGTTATTGAGACTAACAGGTAAGGTTAAAAGAGGAATAGGAACAATAAGGCAAGACTTAAATGTTTCAATACAAGGAGGCGTGAAAACTGAAATAAAAGGAGTACAAAGACTCGAATTGATACCTGAAATAATTAAAAATGAAGCAAGAAGACAATATGAGTTACTTAGGATTAAAGACGAATTAATAAATAAAAGAGGTTTATCTAAGACAATAGTTGAAAACGAGATAAAAGAATTGGAGCTTACACATTTGTTTAGAAACACTAATAGCAAAATAATTAAGAAAGAACTGGAAAAAGGCGGATTAATTTATGGAATTAAACTCAAGGGATTCAAGGGAATATTTGGAAGGGAGTTGATGCCAAACAGAAGGTTCGGAACTGAAATAGCAGATTACGTGAGAGCATTAGCAGGACTTGGCGGAATATTTCACTCTGATGAACTGCCAAATTATGGAATAACAAACGAAGAAGTAGAGAGTGTTAAAAAAGAACTAGGCATAGGAGAGAATGACGGATTTGTGTTAGTAATAGGGGATAAAGAAAAACTAAAGGTAGCTATAACAAAAATTAAGGAAAGAGTTTTATATGCTTTCGTTGGTGTACCCAAAGAAACTAGGGTTGCTCTAGATGACGGAACAACTAAATTTATGAGACCTCAACCAGGCTCGGCAAGAATGTATCCAGAAACTGACATCATTCCAATTAAAATAGACGAAAGTATCTTGAATTTTGCAAAGAGTTTTGTACCAGAAAACCCGGAGACTAAATTAAGAAAGCTAATAGAAATGGGACTAAGCAAAGAACTTGCAACAGAAATACTAAATAGCCCAAGACTTGATCTTTTTGAGGAGCTTAGCAAAAAATATTCTCCCAAAGTGAGTCCTATCGTAATCGCCACGACATTAGAAAATTATATAAAATATGCCAAAAGTAAAGGTGGAGATATAAGTGTAATAACAGATGATGTGTTAGAGGAAATAATTAATGCGTTATATAATGATAAAATAAGCAAAGATTCTATCCAAGAAATTTTAGTAGATTGCTCTACTTCTAAGAAACCCATAAGAAATATTATAGATAATTACGCAAAAATAACAGATGAAGAATTAAGCAGAATTATTGATAAAATATTAGATGAAAATAAAGACATTATCAACCAAAAAGGTGAAAAGGCATTTAATGTAATAATAGGTAAAGTAATGAATGTAGTTAAAGGTAGAGCTGAAGGTAAAAAAGTTGTTGACACATTAAAACTAAAGATGAAGAATTACCCCCGAACCTGA
- a CDS encoding transcriptional regulator, with protein MDITLPCEYSVKELLPAIRAIIAEKLVVERKISIYKTSELLGVTPAAIENYIKKKRGTSIQQLLKNDREFMDLINIFVNRLVKDGKSEGVASYYCILCTEGKKVLMKNGYSLTHCMVEDFLDGYNFPSQKRI; from the coding sequence ATGGATATTACATTACCTTGCGAGTATTCGGTGAAGGAGTTATTGCCTGCAATAAGGGCTATTATTGCTGAGAAGCTTGTAGTTGAGAGGAAGATATCTATATATAAAACATCAGAATTATTAGGCGTTACGCCTGCTGCTATAGAAAATTATATCAAGAAAAAAAGAGGTACTAGTATTCAACAACTGTTAAAAAATGACAGGGAATTCATGGATCTGATAAATATTTTTGTAAACAGGTTGGTTAAGGATGGAAAGAGCGAGGGTGTTGCCTCATATTACTGTATTCTTTGTACTGAAGGTAAAAAGGTGCTTATGAAAAATGGATATAGTTTAACGCATTGCATGGTTGAGGACTTCTTAGATGGTTATAATTTTCCGTCTCAAAAGAGGATCTAA
- a CDS encoding B-block binding subunit of TFIIIC: MELSSSSYEELIYQKIKEAGDKGIPQRDLIKNLGLDARVANTVIKKLIEQKKIKKKSIKENGKNVIKLFPNEEERIVVYVKLENIVEVPCFTCKNLSKCGNGGITTPSSCSILSKYILISVSAG, from the coding sequence TTGGAACTCAGTAGTTCATCATATGAAGAACTTATTTATCAGAAAATAAAAGAGGCTGGTGATAAAGGAATCCCACAAAGGGATTTAATAAAAAATTTGGGTCTTGATGCACGGGTCGCAAATACAGTTATTAAGAAATTAATTGAACAGAAAAAGATTAAGAAAAAGTCAATTAAAGAAAATGGTAAGAATGTTATAAAACTATTTCCGAATGAAGAAGAAAGAATAGTAGTTTATGTGAAATTAGAAAATATAGTTGAAGTACCCTGCTTTACATGTAAGAATCTAAGTAAGTGTGGAAATGGAGGAATTACAACTCCGTCCTCGTGTTCTATTTTGTCTAAATATATCTTAATTAGTGTTTCTGCCGGATAA